The DNA region CCCATTGTGTGGGCGCCGGCAAGGCGCTGTTGGCGCAGCTTTCCGACCGGGAGCTGAAGCTCTTCATAGAGCAAAAAGCGCCGCTGGAGCGTTTTACCGAGTTTACCATTTGTGATCCGGAAAAACTAATAGCGGAGATGGCCAAGATCCGCAAGCACGGCTATGCCCTGGATAATGGTGAGCTGGAAGAAGGGGTGCGTTGTGTGGCTGTTCCGGTCTGGGACTACGAGAATAAAGCCATTGCCGCCATTAGCGTGTCGGGACCGGATACCAGGCTGACCGATGCCTTTATTCTGGAGCGTTTGATTCCGGAAGTGATGGCGGCGGCAGATAAAATATCGGAACGTCTGGGACATCGGAAGCGCTAAGAAGGGCGCGCATTCAGGTCCTTAGCCTTTCAACACCAGCTATATTAGACGTAGCGATGTAAAAAAAGACGACCTTACGGTCGTCTTTTCAGGTTATGACAGGTTAAAAAAGCCCAAAGTGGAGATTCGCTTAAATTCTTTGCCGAAGACATCAGTTAGCTCTATGTCCAGCAAATCACAGATGGCCGCCAGATAAAAGAGGTGGTTGCCCAGCTCTTCCTCCACCGCCTCTCGGCATTGTTCGCACAACTCTCCCTGCAGATGGGAGTCCATATACTTCTGACAATCTTTTAAATCCACTTCCGGAGGGCAATTCTGTTTGGATGCGCAGACCGAAAGGCAACCACAGCTGGTTACTGTTTTGGCTATGGCGCGATTGATTCTGGCTGTTGACTCATGAAACTTTGTCAGGCTATCCATTATGCTGCGGTGCCTGATCAACAGTTCCGATACTTTACCCTGAAACTGATCGACGTCGTTTTTCAAAAAGAATCCCCCTCTCAGGCTGTCGAATGTTTCTTCCTCAATTATACTGATATTGACAAATCATTGTCAATGCGCGGCCGCAAAAAAGGGCCTATCCCGTTTATTGACAAGGTACGGTAATTGTGATAGAATACAGTCTTATTTGACACTTAGGTCAATCTGTGATAAAATGTAACAAGTACGTTAACCTGGGAGGCTTGCCGATGTTCAATATAGGCGACAAAGTGGTATATCCTATGCATGGCGCCGGAGTTATTGAGGCCATTGAAGAAAAAGAAATCCTGGGTGCGCGTAAAAGATATTACATCATGAACATTCCCATCGGTGACATGAAAGTGATGATACCCATGGACAATGTGGATCAAATCGGTCTGCGCGAAGTCATTGACACCCATGGTGTGGAGCAGGTACTAACTATCCTGCGTGACAATCACAGCAAAATGTCTACCAACTGGAACAGACGTTATCGCGCAAACATGGAGAAGATTAAAAGCGGGGATATTTTTCAGGTTGCAGAAGTAGTGAGGAACTTAATGCTGCGAGAGCGGGAAAAAGGCCTTTCTACCGGCGAACGAAAAATGTTGGACAGCGCCAAGCAGATTTTGGTATCCGAGTTGGTTCTGGCACAAAACACCAGCGCTCAGGATGTAGACGAAATCCTCAATCAATTTTTTGATGAAGGGCATCATACCATATGATGCCTTTTTTCCTATCCGGAGGTGAAACTGCAACCGGCGGAAGCCGGGGTCAGACCCCGGCGAAGAGGCCCCAAAATGTTGCTGATATGTTACCGATTTATTAAAATTTTGTTTTGTCGCATGAACTTTGTGTGGAGATGTATCAAGTTCCTTGAAAATGGTAAAAACTATAGGCTATAATAGGAAGGAGGAGGTGACAGAGTTGTTGCAGAGAATAATTCGCATAATCTTACTGGTTGTAGGCTTTGCCATTGGCTACCAATTGGTAAGCTACGGCTTCGACCAGGTCGCGGAAGCTTTTAACAACGTGGAGGCGACAACCGGGACCAGCATCGGGGTTTCCATTGTGGGAGGGTCTATTTTTGGACTTATTTCTTACATCATTTCACCTTGGCTAATGGGCGTGGCAGCGAAAATTAATGCCTGGATGGAATCCGCCTTTAAAGCCATTCCCACGCAGGACATCGCCGTTGGTGTTATTGGTCTGGTAATCGGGCTTTTGATTGGAGCGCTTTTGAGTCTGGCATTGCAGCGCGTACCCCTTGTGGGGACATATCTGTCTTTGGCGGTAACTTTATTCTTGGGCTATTTTGGTATGAGCCTGATGTTAAACCGCAAAGAAGAGATGACGTTTCTTACCGGGCTTTTTACCCGCCAGGGCCGCAGTTCTGAGCAGGGTAGTTTTCGTAGCGCCAAAATCCTGGACACCAGTGTAATCATTGACGGCCGCATTGTGGATATTACGTCCACGGGTTTTGTGGAGGGAATTATTGTGATCCCCGGTTTTGTGCTGGAAGAACTGCGTCACATCGCCGATTCTTCGGACACACTGAAGCGAAACCGCGGACGCCGGGGTTTGGACATCCTCAATAAGATGCAAAAGGAATCCATCGTTCCCATTCAGATTGTGGAGCAGGATTTCGATGATATCCCGGAAGTGGACAGCAAGCTGGTCAAACTGGCTAAGGTAATGAAAGGCAAAATCGTTACCAACGATTACAACCTGAACAAAGTTTGCGAACTGCAAGGGGTGCCGGTTCTAAACATCAATGAGCTGGCCAATGCGGTAAAGCCCATTGTGCTGCCCGGGGAAGAAATGGCTGCGCAAATCATCAAAGACGGCAAAGAGCACGGCCAGGGCGTAGCCTACCTGGATGACGGTACCATGATTGTGGTGGAAGGCGGAAGGCGCTTTATCGGCGATACCATTGAAGTGGTGGTAACCAGTGTTTTGCAGACTGCCGCCGGCCGGATGATTTTTGCCAAACCCAAACTGGAAAAAGTATCAGGAGCCAGGTAAATGAAAGCAGTAGCAATTATTCCTGCCGCCGGCCAGGGCCGGCGTATGGGCAAAGATATTAATAAACAATACCTGCAGGTTTTGGGCAAACCGGTCTTAAGCCATACTCTGGCCGCAGTGTTTGCGGCGGATTGCTTTACCCAGGTTATTGTGGTAGTGACTCCCGGCGAAGAAGAAATTTTTCGCCGGGATGTTCTTTTGTCCTGCTTTAGCGGAAAAGATATCTCGGTGGTCACCGGCGGCAAAGAACGCCAGGATTCAGTATTTAATGCCCTGCAGTCTGTAGAGGAAGATACGGATTACATAAGCATCCATGACGGGGCCAGGCCCTTAATCCGGCCGGAGCTTTTCCGGCGCAGTCTGGAGGCCGCTAAAAACTGCGGTGCCGTTATCGCCGCGGTTCCCGTCAAGGACACCATTAAAATGGTGGATTCTGAAAAAAAGGTCGCCGGGACCCCGGAGAGGCAAAAGCTTTGGTCGGTGCAGACTCCCCAGGTTTTCCGCCGTGACTGGCTCTTGGACGCTTATCAGCGTGCCCGCCGTGACGGCTATTCTGCCACAGACGATGCCGCACTGCTTGAACATTACGGTTACCCGGTCCATGTGCTGGAGGGTGACTACGAGAATATAAAGGTTACTACGCCGGAGGATCTGATTCTGGCGGAGGCTTTGTTGGGGAGGCGAGAAGTTTGCGAATAGGAACAGGATATGATGTGCACCGCCTGGTGCCGGAGAGGCCCCTCATCCTGGGGGGCGTAACCATTCCCCATGAATTAGGGCTCTTGGGTCACTCCGATGCCGATGTGCTGGTTCATGCCATTATGGATGCCATGCTGGGCGCATTGGCCCTGGGAGACATCGGCAAACACTTCCCCGATACGGATCCGGCCTATAAAGGAATCTCCAGCATCAAGCTGCTGGAGCATGTGGGCAATCTTTGCCGCCAAAAGGGCTATACAGTAGGAAACATCGACTCGGTAATCATCGCCCAGCGCCCCAAACTGGGGCCCCATATCGAAGCCATGCGCCAAAACATCGCTGCTGCCCTTGATGTTCCTGTTGACCTCATCAGCGTCAAAGCCACCACCACCGAAGGCCTGGGCTTCTGCGGCACCGAAGAAGGCATCGCCGCCTGGGGGTCAGGTTTAATGTTATTAATCTAACTCAAACACAGACCCAACTGGGGGTAAGGTTTAACATTATTAATCTAACGCAAATGTAGATCTCAAAATCTTATAAAAAAGGCACACCGCTAACAGATGAAGTGGTGTGCCTTTTAAGTTAAAGATAAAACCATTTATGATGGGGACGGGGTCAGACCCTTAAGTCGGGAAGAAAGGCGAAAAAGGGTCTGACCCCTGGCTCGGGAAAAACCGAAAGAGAGAAAACCCGGGGTTTGACCCCTTAGAACAACAAAACGTAAGGCACACCACAAAAAATGAAGTGGTGTGCCTTTTAAGTTAAAGATAAAACTATTTGGGGTCGAACCCCAGTCCGAGGGGGACGAAAAAGGGTTCGAGCGCTAGTTTTCGGGGATGCGGGAGAGGTCTTCCAGCCAGGGGGTGGCTTCGCTGTCGCTGGGGGCGCGCCAGTCACCCCGGGGGGAGAGGGATCCTCCGGAACCCACTTTGGGCCCGTCGGGCATCACCGAGCGTTTAAACTGGCTGCGGGCAAAGAAGCGCCGGACGAATATTTCCAGCCAGTGTTTGATTTCACCGATGGTGTACTGGTTGCGTTTTTCTTCAGGGATATCGGGCCAGCTGCCCTGTTCTTTGTTATGCCAGGCGTTATAGGCCAGAAATGCTACTTTGCTGGGGCGGAAACCATAGCGGGTGGTGTAATAAATATGGAAGTCCTGCAGCTCATAGGGTCCGATAAAATCTTCGGTGCGCTGGGACGGCTGGTCCGCATCGCTTTTGCCGGGAACCAATTCCGGGCTTATTTCGGTGCTTAATATATCCAGAAGCACGTTACGGGTGTCTTCGTCTACCCGGCCGGGCACGGTCTGCCAGCGCAAAAGGTACTGTATCAGCGTTTTGGGTACACTGCCGTTAACGTTGTAGTGGGACATATGGTCCCCTACGCCGTAGGTGGTCCAGCCCAGCGCCAGCTCACTTAAGTCGCCGGTGCCCAGCACTATTCCTTTGTGCATGTTGGCCAGGCGAAACAGGGTGGAGGTGCGCTGGCCGGCCTGGATGTTCTCATAGGTGACGTCATAGTCGCCGGTGCCCCCGGAGGCCGGGTGGCCGATGTCGGAGAGCATGAGATTGCAGGCGGGGCGGATGTCCAACTCCTCGCCGTAGACACCCAGAGCTTTAATAAGCCGCCAGGCATTCTCTTTGGTACGGGAGGAGGTGGCAAAACCGGGCATGGTGTAGGCACGGATGCGCTCCCGGGGCCAGCCCAGCATGTCGGCGGCTTTGGCTGCCACCAAAAGCGACTGGGTAGAGTCCAGTCCGCCGGAAATGCCGATAATAATAGTTTCAGATTTAGTGTACTGCAGCCTTTTAACCAGGCCGTGTACCTGGATGTTATAGGCATCATAACAGTTGCGGTCGCGGTCTTTTTCGCCGGAGGGGACAAAGGGAAAGCGGGGATATTGGCGGGTCAAAAGCAGTTCACCGTCGGTGAGTTGAATGTCGCAGTGGACGGTGCGAAAGCGTTGGTAATCAGAGAGTACCCGGGCGTTTTCCGTAAAGCTGTTCTGCCTGGTTCGCTCCATCACCAGCTTGTCCAGGTCAATTTCGCTATAAGTCAGCCGTGACTCCAGGTCAAAGCGGCTGGATTTAGACAGGCATTCACCGGCTTCATAAATCAGTGCCTGGCCGTCCCAGGCCAGGTCGGTGGTGGATTCACCGGGCCCGGCGGCGGAATACATGTAGCCGCACAGACACCTTGCCGACTGGTTGGAGACCAGGGCATTTCGGTAATCCGCCTTGCCGATGGTGAGGTTGGTGGCGGTCAGGTTGGCAATAACAGTGGCTCCTGCTAAAGCGGCAAAGCTGGAAGGGGGAGCCGGTACCCACAAATCCTCACAAAGTTCCAGGGCAAAAATAAAGTTGGGAATGTTGCGGACGTTAAAAAGCAGGTCGGTGCCGAAGGGGATTTCTTCCTGGCCGCAGTATTCAATTGTATTTCGGGTTGTGGTATCCGGAGAGCGGAAATGACGCCCTTCATAGAATTCACGGTAATTGGGCAGGTATGTTTTGGGTACGATACCCAGAATCTGGCCGCGGTGCAGTACCAGCCCGCAGTTATAAAGGGAAGAGTCCACCAGGACAGGTGCGCCCACCACCAAAATGGAGTCCAGGAAGCTGGTTTCCCGCAGCAGGCGCTTTATTTCTCTCTCCGTGCTCTCCAACAGTGCCTGTTGATGAAACAGGTCTTCATTGGTGTAGGCGGAGATTCCCAGTTCGGGAAAGAGGGTGAGCACAGCCCTTTGAGCCGCCGCTTCCTCAGCTAATTGTATTGTGTGAGTTGCATTAAAGGCAGGGTCTGCTACCCGGACTTCGGGTACCGCCACGGCCACGCGGATAAAGCCATGCCTGTACAGGTTGAAAAATTCGTTCATGTAGGGTCCTCCTAACAAAATGGAACTGTCTTTCCATTATAGCACAAAACCACATTGTTTGTGGAATCACAGGGAATTGTACCCGTTTTTGCTTTGCAAAGCGGCGTCTTTTGATGATATAATAGGAAAAGTTTCTGAGACAAACTGGAGGGATTGGTAATGGAAAATGTACGGGTGCGTTTTGCACCGAGCCCCACGGGTCCTTTACATATCGGCGGCGCCCGCTCGGCGTTGTTTAACTGGCTTTTTGCCCGGCGCTATAACGGAACAATGATTGTCCGGGTGGAAGATACGGATTTGGACCGCTCCACCCTGGAGTATGAAGAGCTGATTCTTGATTCGCTGCGCTGGCTGGGTATCGACTGGGATGAAGGTATCACCGTCGGCGGCGACAACGGTCCTTACCGGCAGCGTGAGCGGCTGGATATCTATCAGCCCTACGTTGACAAGCTGTTGGAGTCGGGACAGGCCTACCACTGCTACTGCAGTGAAGAAGAGCTGGAAGCCGAGCGGCAAGAGCTCTCTGCCAAAGGGGAACTGCCCCGGTATTTAGGCAAGTGCCGCGATCTGTCCATTAAGGACAAGGAAGAAAAATGTGCCCTGGGTGTCAAACCGGTGGTCCGTTTTCGGGTCCCTGAAGGCCAACAGATTGTGGTGGATGACATGGTGCGCGGTCGGGTGAGCTTTGACAGCGACGGCATCGGTGATTATATCATCGTCAAATCCGACGGTATTCCCACCTATAATTTTGCTGTAGTTCTCGATGACGCCCTGATGAAGGTCAGCCATATCCTGCGCGGTGAAGAACACTTATCCAATACGCCGCGGCAGATTTTGCTTTATGAAGCATTAGCCTTTGAACTGCCCAGGTTTGCCCATATCTCTTTGATTTTGGGCGAAGACCGCTCCAAGATGAGCAAGCGCCACGGTGCCACCTCGGTGGTGCAGTACCGCAACCAGGGTTATCTCCCGGAAGCGCTGGTGAATTTTCTGGCGCTGTTGGGTTGGTCGCCGGAAGGGGAAGAGGAAATTTTCTCTATTGAAGAGCTGACCCGCCTTTTCTCGCTGGAGAGGGTTTCCAAAAGTCCCGCCGTTTTTAACTTTGCCAAACTAAAGTGGATGAATTCGCACTATATTAAGGAAGAATCTGTGGAGCGGATTTTTCCCCTGTGCCTGCCCCATCTGCAGCAAGCGGGACTGGCTGCAGAAAACCCCACCGCAGAGGACTTGGACTGGCTAAAGCAGGTGGTGGGAGCGGTAAAAGACAAATTGGAATACGCCGCCCAGATTACAGAGCATGCCGCCGCCTTCTTTGGCGAGGAGCCTGAGCTGGACCAGGAGGACGAAGATGCCAAAGCGGTGTTGGCTTTGGAGACATCTCCGGCGGTAATTGCCGCCTTTCGCCAAAAGGCTCTGGAGCTTCAGGAGTGGGACGGAGAGACGGTCAAAGCCATTTTAAAAGGCATCGGCAAGGAGCAGGGCGTAAAAGGCAAGGCTTTGTTTATGACGGTGCGGGTAGCCGTTTCCGGCCGTTCCCAGGGTCCGGATCTCAATGCTCTTCTTACTTTGCTGGGCCCACAACAGGTGGCCCGTCGTCTGGAGTATACGCTAAAGCAGCTCTAAGCAATTTGCAGCAATTAACAGGCAGGCCAAAGGGCCTGCCTGTTGACACTTTGCAGTCGTCCTTCTATAATATAGAGGTAATTAAAGATTCCTTTGCGATGACGGGGAAGAGTAAGGCCAAAAGAGCTGTCAGAGAGAAGCCTCCACTGGCTGGAAGAGGCTTTCGGTGAAATGGCCCCAAGTGCGCCCCGGAGCTTGCCTTTTGAAATTGGAGTAGGAAGGCACGGCAATAAAAGCCGTTATCCTGATGAGTGGGGCATTTATGCCCAAACAGGGTGGAACCGCGGATTATGCCGTCTCTGATACAGAGGCGGTTTTTATTATTTTAAATGCTGGGGGAGAAGAAAAATGAAGCGGCTGAAAAACGACATTAAAGCAATATTTGAACGGGATCCGGCGGCAAAAAGTTTGCTGGAGGTTATCCTGTGCTACCCCGGACTCCATGCTATTATTTTTCACAGGCTGGCCCATGCCCTGCACCGGCGGGGACTGGTCCTCGTACCAAGGGTGATTTCACAAATTGCCCGACTGCTCACCGGGGTGGAAATTCATCCCGGCGCCAAAATCGGTGATGGTGTTTTTATTGACCATGGAATGGGTATTGTTATTGGTGAAACGGCAGAGGTGGGTGATAACGTCACCATGTACCAGGGCGTTACTCTGGGCGGGACAGGCAAGGAAAAAGGCAAGCGACATCCCACCGTGGGAGACAATGTGGTGCTGGGCACCGGAGCCAGGGTGCTGGGCCCCATTGTAATCGGCGACTATGCCAAAATTGGTGCGGGGTCGGTGGTACTAAACAATGTGCCTGCCCACACAACGGTGGTGGGTGTGCCCGGCCGGGTGGTAATCTATGACGGAGAACGTATTCCGTCGGTGGATTTAAACCATGAGGATCTGCCGGATCCGGTGGCGGAGATGCTGCACTGCCTGCAGAATCAGATTGATTTGCGCTTCCAACAGGAGAAGTGTATTAAGGAGGGAAAAGCCAAGTGAGTGTGCGCGTATTCAATACACTGACCAGGAAAAAAGAAGAGTTTGTGCCGGTGGAAGGTAAAAAAGTGGGAATCTATGCCTGCGGCCCCACGGTTTATGATTATTTCCATATTGGTAATGCCCGTATCTTTATTGTGTTTGACGTGATTCGGCGATATTTGCGCTGGCGCGGTTATGATGTTACGTTTGTGCAAAATTTTACCGATATTGATGACAAGATGATTAAGCGGGCTAACGAACTGGGAATTACGGTGCCTGAGTTAGCGGAGCGCTACATTGAAGCGTATTTTGAGGATGTGGAAGCACTGGGCGTGGAACCCGCCGATGAGCATCCCAAAGCCACCGAGCATATTGAGGAAATGGTTGAGTTAATTCAGAAACTGGAAGCCAAAGGCATGGCCTATGAGGTGGACGGAGACGTATATTTTCATACCCCGGCCTTTGATAATTACGGTGAACTTTCCCACCAGCCTCTGGATGAACTGGAATCCGGCGCCCGGGTAGATGTGGATGAGCGCAAGAAACATCCGCTGGATTTTGTGCTGTGGAAAAAACAAAAACCCGGTGAGCCGGCCTGGGAAAGCCCCTGGGGCAAAGGCCGCCCCGGCTGGCATATTGAGTGTTCCGTCATGTCTTCCAAATACCTGGGGGATACACTGGATATCCATGCCGGCGGGCCCGATTTGATTTTCCCCCACCATGAAAACGAGAAGGCCCAGAGTGAAGGCGCTACCGGCCAGCCTTTCGCCAAATACTGGCTCCATGCCGGCTACCTGAACATTAATCAGGAGAAAATGTCCAAGTCCCTGGGTAATTTTATGACGGTGCGGGAAATCCGCAAGCAGATTGACCCCCAGATTGTCCGGTTCTTTATGCTTTCTGCCCATTACCGCAATCCCATTAACTATTCGCCGGATCTTTTGGAGCAGGCCAAAAGCGGTTTGGACAGGTTAAATAACGTGGTATACAACCTGCGGGATTTGCTGGAAAAGCTGCCTGAAGGGCAGGGGGATTCGGCGGATGCGACGGAAAGGCTGGCGGCATTGGAGGCGCACCGCGGCCGTTTTGTGGAGGCCATGGATGATGACTTTAATACTGCCGACGGGTT from Dethiobacter alkaliphilus AHT 1 includes:
- a CDS encoding nucleoside triphosphate pyrophosphohydrolase family protein, with the translated sequence MKNDVDQFQGKVSELLIRHRSIMDSLTKFHESTARINRAIAKTVTSCGCLSVCASKQNCPPEVDLKDCQKYMDSHLQGELCEQCREAVEEELGNHLFYLAAICDLLDIELTDVFGKEFKRISTLGFFNLS
- the cysE gene encoding serine O-acetyltransferase, with amino-acid sequence MKRLKNDIKAIFERDPAAKSLLEVILCYPGLHAIIFHRLAHALHRRGLVLVPRVISQIARLLTGVEIHPGAKIGDGVFIDHGMGIVIGETAEVGDNVTMYQGVTLGGTGKEKGKRHPTVGDNVVLGTGARVLGPIVIGDYAKIGAGSVVLNNVPAHTTVVGVPGRVVIYDGERIPSVDLNHEDLPDPVAEMLHCLQNQIDLRFQQEKCIKEGKAK
- a CDS encoding PIN/TRAM domain-containing protein, which gives rise to MLQRIIRIILLVVGFAIGYQLVSYGFDQVAEAFNNVEATTGTSIGVSIVGGSIFGLISYIISPWLMGVAAKINAWMESAFKAIPTQDIAVGVIGLVIGLLIGALLSLALQRVPLVGTYLSLAVTLFLGYFGMSLMLNRKEEMTFLTGLFTRQGRSSEQGSFRSAKILDTSVIIDGRIVDITSTGFVEGIIVIPGFVLEELRHIADSSDTLKRNRGRRGLDILNKMQKESIVPIQIVEQDFDDIPEVDSKLVKLAKVMKGKIVTNDYNLNKVCELQGVPVLNINELANAVKPIVLPGEEMAAQIIKDGKEHGQGVAYLDDGTMIVVEGGRRFIGDTIEVVVTSVLQTAAGRMIFAKPKLEKVSGAR
- the gltX gene encoding glutamate--tRNA ligase; its protein translation is MENVRVRFAPSPTGPLHIGGARSALFNWLFARRYNGTMIVRVEDTDLDRSTLEYEELILDSLRWLGIDWDEGITVGGDNGPYRQRERLDIYQPYVDKLLESGQAYHCYCSEEELEAERQELSAKGELPRYLGKCRDLSIKDKEEKCALGVKPVVRFRVPEGQQIVVDDMVRGRVSFDSDGIGDYIIVKSDGIPTYNFAVVLDDALMKVSHILRGEEHLSNTPRQILLYEALAFELPRFAHISLILGEDRSKMSKRHGATSVVQYRNQGYLPEALVNFLALLGWSPEGEEEIFSIEELTRLFSLERVSKSPAVFNFAKLKWMNSHYIKEESVERIFPLCLPHLQQAGLAAENPTAEDLDWLKQVVGAVKDKLEYAAQITEHAAAFFGEEPELDQEDEDAKAVLALETSPAVIAAFRQKALELQEWDGETVKAILKGIGKEQGVKGKALFMTVRVAVSGRSQGPDLNALLTLLGPQQVARRLEYTLKQL
- the cysS gene encoding cysteine--tRNA ligase, translating into MSVRVFNTLTRKKEEFVPVEGKKVGIYACGPTVYDYFHIGNARIFIVFDVIRRYLRWRGYDVTFVQNFTDIDDKMIKRANELGITVPELAERYIEAYFEDVEALGVEPADEHPKATEHIEEMVELIQKLEAKGMAYEVDGDVYFHTPAFDNYGELSHQPLDELESGARVDVDERKKHPLDFVLWKKQKPGEPAWESPWGKGRPGWHIECSVMSSKYLGDTLDIHAGGPDLIFPHHENEKAQSEGATGQPFAKYWLHAGYLNINQEKMSKSLGNFMTVREIRKQIDPQIVRFFMLSAHYRNPINYSPDLLEQAKSGLDRLNNVVYNLRDLLEKLPEGQGDSADATERLAALEAHRGRFVEAMDDDFNTADGLAVLFDVARETNAYLKNAQVSRQVVEKTLALFEELGSVLGFFQKQDDEDLDATVNEMIEKRQAARKEKDWATADAIRDQLQAMGIVLEDTPQGIRWRRK
- the ispF gene encoding 2-C-methyl-D-erythritol 2,4-cyclodiphosphate synthase, which encodes MRIGTGYDVHRLVPERPLILGGVTIPHELGLLGHSDADVLVHAIMDAMLGALALGDIGKHFPDTDPAYKGISSIKLLEHVGNLCRQKGYTVGNIDSVIIAQRPKLGPHIEAMRQNIAAALDVPVDLISVKATTTEGLGFCGTEEGIAAWGSGLMLLI
- a CDS encoding CarD family transcriptional regulator produces the protein MFNIGDKVVYPMHGAGVIEAIEEKEILGARKRYYIMNIPIGDMKVMIPMDNVDQIGLREVIDTHGVEQVLTILRDNHSKMSTNWNRRYRANMEKIKSGDIFQVAEVVRNLMLREREKGLSTGERKMLDSAKQILVSELVLAQNTSAQDVDEILNQFFDEGHHTI
- a CDS encoding NAD(+) synthase encodes the protein MNEFFNLYRHGFIRVAVAVPEVRVADPAFNATHTIQLAEEAAAQRAVLTLFPELGISAYTNEDLFHQQALLESTEREIKRLLRETSFLDSILVVGAPVLVDSSLYNCGLVLHRGQILGIVPKTYLPNYREFYEGRHFRSPDTTTRNTIEYCGQEEIPFGTDLLFNVRNIPNFIFALELCEDLWVPAPPSSFAALAGATVIANLTATNLTIGKADYRNALVSNQSARCLCGYMYSAAGPGESTTDLAWDGQALIYEAGECLSKSSRFDLESRLTYSEIDLDKLVMERTRQNSFTENARVLSDYQRFRTVHCDIQLTDGELLLTRQYPRFPFVPSGEKDRDRNCYDAYNIQVHGLVKRLQYTKSETIIIGISGGLDSTQSLLVAAKAADMLGWPRERIRAYTMPGFATSSRTKENAWRLIKALGVYGEELDIRPACNLMLSDIGHPASGGTGDYDVTYENIQAGQRTSTLFRLANMHKGIVLGTGDLSELALGWTTYGVGDHMSHYNVNGSVPKTLIQYLLRWQTVPGRVDEDTRNVLLDILSTEISPELVPGKSDADQPSQRTEDFIGPYELQDFHIYYTTRYGFRPSKVAFLAYNAWHNKEQGSWPDIPEEKRNQYTIGEIKHWLEIFVRRFFARSQFKRSVMPDGPKVGSGGSLSPRGDWRAPSDSEATPWLEDLSRIPEN
- the ispD gene encoding 2-C-methyl-D-erythritol 4-phosphate cytidylyltransferase; this translates as MKAVAIIPAAGQGRRMGKDINKQYLQVLGKPVLSHTLAAVFAADCFTQVIVVVTPGEEEIFRRDVLLSCFSGKDISVVTGGKERQDSVFNALQSVEEDTDYISIHDGARPLIRPELFRRSLEAAKNCGAVIAAVPVKDTIKMVDSEKKVAGTPERQKLWSVQTPQVFRRDWLLDAYQRARRDGYSATDDAALLEHYGYPVHVLEGDYENIKVTTPEDLILAEALLGRREVCE